One stretch of Podospora bellae-mahoneyi strain CBS 112042 chromosome 2, whole genome shotgun sequence DNA includes these proteins:
- a CDS encoding hypothetical protein (EggNog:ENOG503PCAW) has product MFGYSLPQKALTSVEEDAKAMWDVLNDAAHSKSSAGTNSRSECSVAQQLSTMFTSRSAEMGSASRHISREMIEKLKKYLMKWIFSRKWHHIAEERDEVTKLIRIKYIRAYNANYLWHDSQNPCFYRAVKGLSYRLLENSREYCDILCKYKPLHTAAEEEIQRFQRASILEQVSTERFAVLVNRQLRVCVHACPQMAGLEVQIVGARRRLQLNILYLKEPGTIKVHDKWLRSEFAAAELGLEEVELNFEDLLFHAVKALFTDVFGQLDEGMFAKSSGDVTETPLPSILAQEEGAASYRAAADYVATCDACHTFPKCLCSREVCRSARWVWKRGRINMVASERVCGSPTARYSHLRESQANCPGLWRRETNPELWGVVHVTKAAGSRFNYFWFTARTGLVLSHRTKRFVLECIPGLFGRFPTDTPTS; this is encoded by the coding sequence ATGTTTGGATACAGCCTTCCTCAGAAAGCCTTGACTagcgtggaggaggacgctAAGGCCATGTGGGATGTTCTAAATGATGCTGCTCATTCCAAGTCTTCTGCGGGCACGAATTCTCGTTCGGAGTGTTCTGTGGCCCAGCAATTGAGTACCATGTTTACATCCCGGTCTGCCGAAATGGGCAGTGCCTCAAGACATATCAGCAGAGAGATGATTGAGAAACTCAAGAAGTACCTAATGAAATGGATCTTTTCACGAAAATGGCATCATATCGCGGAGGAACGAGACGAAGTAACAAAGCTGATCAGGATAAAGTACATCAGGGCCTACAATGCGAATTATTTGTGGCATGATTCACAGAACCCCTGCTTCTACAGGGCTGTTAAAGGATTGAGCTATAGACTCTTAGAGAATTCTCGCGAATACTGTGACATTTTGTGCAAGTATAAACCGCTTCACACTGCCGCGGAAGAAGAGATTCAACGGTTTCAGCGTGCATCAATCCTGGAACAGGTATCTACAGAGAGGTTCGCAGTTCTGGTCAACCGACAACTCAGGGTATGCGTCCATGCTTGTCCTCAGATGGCTGGACTTGAAGTCCAAATTGTCGGGGCAAGACGACGACTGCAGTTGAATATACTATACCTGAAGGAACCTGGGACTATCAAGGTTCACGACAAGTGGTTGAGGTCAGAGTTTGCTGCGGCAGAGCTTGGCCTAGAAGAGGTTGAACTGAACTTCGAAGACCTGCTCTTCCATGCGGTCAAGGCACTATTCACGGATGTATTTGGGCAGCTGGACGAAGGTATGTTCGCCAAAAGTTCTGGGGATGTAACCGAGACCCCACTACCATCCATCTTGGCacaggaagaaggagctgCGTCTTACAGAGCAGCGGCTGACTACGTGGCCACGTGTGATGCCTGTCACACATTCCCAAAGTGTCTCTGCTCAAGAGAGGTGTGCCGATCTGCAAGGTGggtttggaaaagggggcgtaTCAACATGGTTGCCAGTGAGCGCGTATGTGGAAGCCCAACTGCACGATACAGCCACCTGCGCGAATCTCAAGCAAACTGCCCTGGTCTCTGGAGACGTGAGACGAATCCAGAActgtggggggtggtgcatGTCACAAAGGCTGCCGGATCAAGATTCAACTATTTTTGGTTTACAGCCAGGACCGGACTCGTACTTTCTCATCGTACGAAACGCTTCGTCCTCGAGTGCATTCCTGGTCTTTTCGGACGATTTCCAACTGATACTCCCACATcatga